One genomic window of Diospyros lotus cultivar Yz01 chromosome 8, ASM1463336v1, whole genome shotgun sequence includes the following:
- the LOC127807997 gene encoding auxilin-like protein 1 isoform X1 codes for MESLSRPFHRKTSSATFSKKLTNATSFSSAKGAYDDVFFSGGQRCGAPTSYSSPIEDYNEIFGGSRGSSIPTLDLSVLDEQKVSADVRGSKPDYLKIFGGFRDEDIALSYEEMFEKPKGAKSLSNEARSPSKKASPPYVSARSKNCKEKDFQCEAPNQSVEGMKQFSMCSNKTSQGSERTNGTTHLAHLSAPGFTSLNGKNHPLQKTEGKQSVPFSKVDATPIPKVSAKLPKEQASDSVGRFTSQSSGQKFYSIDKPFNANENGLKTHSSEEQASDSVGRFTSQSSCQKFYSIDKPFNANENSLKTHSSEMSSTSNLPANFSRDKKSKRLGLMDSNFRVSKGDAPKAGPKDCSPSFSDEEVDGNSAAAASVAALKKALEKAQASIRIAKELMERKKDGCHRFSKPKFKDGLDRMRRREDKVTIEAGRIREKNAKEKHESADVVLHVFTNSEREKARRSCKIAPDFKENKEVFMTEEVVGEATGNKSESTEDCDTSRQFSELAKAGEATLVCELADGRNNIMPSVDRCGCGKKEMETTEEILEQLDRNDKEVNEGQELEDLERKEIETDEKILEHLDRTGKKVDQHAQELKDLQGKLNGQDGLENLERKLNAQDELVDLEGKLNAQNELEDLEGKLNAQNGLEVLEGKLNVQNEELEDLEGKLNPVQMVQDREQHVCKLDGTSDLHKEEQDGNAGVSVYYEQTEEKQYGSCGQENGKKKVEEFLEPTENSKEFPLQEGNANISKNPLHEVQVCMENVNKQEEVYEEKQNKVVEDVHREEEGESLRNISEQDETAERPEAAFEWVDYADPCEVESNEKRPSDDIHENENSEKILDKIYELDISNKRIHDALGGEEGEEIHEDDSNWEGGEKIPVQACEYEDTESIQREKAGAERIEETKEVIEEMMNLSASSNGCKQDAGEILSDGKEAHGLEGNDDAEMQFKENERISDVTQSSCELNEDENGLEAVEMANVLGGNNGGFGLVGHAAEYTGIKNRMKDASESLLLDENQSSIGLTDKISVHKQTDQIEKEYELASNMRNSIKISMCESGEDEEKFNQDKSDSCLEEVGIYFNTSHGKSQWVEMGNKMEKSRPPGEFKMEEKIIGVDGEIKTTENTKKNEENLGKTLAVEEKGTNETAQKEMKTGKECLRKNEANYREREREKGRIAVERAIREARERAFAEARERAERAAVERATAEVRQRVMTEAREKLKAYTTTKSSADKASAEAKLRAERAAVERATAEARERALEKALSQKATPGPRDQAERSAAEKFSGVSKDDGMRHSIPPKLDANNSESAQRRKAKLERHQRTMERAAKALAEKNFRDLLAQKEQAERNRLAETLDSEVKRWSSGKEGNLRALLSTLQYILGPDSGWQPISLTEIVTTNAVKKAYRKATLHVHPDKLQQRGASIQQKYICEKVFDLLKAAWNKFNSEER; via the exons ATGGAGTCTCTCTCGCGTCCCTTTCACAGGAAAACCTCTTCTGCAACTTTCTCGAAGAAGCTCACCAATGCGACGAGCTTCTCCTCAGCCAAGGGCGCGTACGACGACGTCTTTTTCAGCGGCGGGCAGAGGTGCGGAGCCCCGACCTCCTACTCGTCTCCAATCGAGGACTACAATGAGATTTTTGGTGGCTCTCGTGGTTCTTCGATTCCGACTCTTGATCTTTCGGTCCTCGACGAACAGAAAGTTTCGGCTGATGTTCGAGGCTCGAAGCCTGATTATTTGAAGATTTTCGGGGGTTTTCGCGACGAAGATATTGCTTTGTCCTATGAGGAAATGTTTGAAAAGCCGAAGGGAGCTAAAAGTTTATCTAACGAAGCGAG GAGCCCTTCCAAAAAAGCATCTCCTCCATATGTGTCAGCTAGATCAAAGAATTGCAAAGAGAAAGATTTTCAATGTGAAGCACCTAATCAGTCAGTTGAGGGTATGAAGCAGTTTAGTATGTGTTCTAACAAAACCAGTCAAGGCAGCGAGAGGACAAATGGGACGACTCATTTAGCTCATCTCAGTGCTCCTGGATTTACTTCTTTAAATGGCAAAAATCATCCTCTCCAGAAGACAGAAGGGAAGCAGTCAGTACCCTTCTCAAAAGTTGATGCAACACCCATTCCAAAAGTCAGTGCAAAGCTCCCTAAAGAACAAGCTTCTGACAGTGTAGGCAGATTTACAAGTCAGTCTAGTGGTCAGAAATTCTATTCAATTGATAAGCCATTCAATGCAAATGAAAATGGCCTCAAAACACATTCCTCTGAAGAACAAGCTTCTGACAGTGTAGGCAGATTTACAAGTCAGTCTAGTTGTCAGAAATTCTATTCAATTGATAAGCCATTCAATGCAAATGAAAATAGCCTCAAAACACATTCCTCTGAAATGTCATCAACTTCAAATCTTCCTGCTAACTTTTCCAGGGATAAGAAGAGCAAAAGACTTGGGTTGATGGATTCAAACTTCAGGGTTTCTAAAGGTGATGCCCCTAAAGCTGGTCCGAAAGACTGTTCACCATCATTCTCTGATGAGGAGGTTGATGGAAATTCAGCAGCTGCTGCCTCTGTAGCTGCCTTGAAAAAGGCACTGGAGAAGGCTCAAGCTAGTATAAGAATTGCAAAAGAATTAATGGAAAGGAAGAAGGATGGTTGTCATAGGTTTTCAAAGCCAAAATTTAAGGATGGCTTGGATAGAATGAGAAGAAGGGAGGACAAAGTCACCATAGAGGCTGGCAGAATCAGGGAAAAGAATGCCAAGGAGAAACATGAGAGTGCTGATGTTGTTTTGCATGTTTTTACTAATTCAGAGAGGGAAAAAGCACGGAGAAGTTGTAAAATAGCTCCTGACTTCAAAGAGAACAAGGAAGTCTTCATGACTGAAGAGGTTGTTGGAGAAGCAACTGGGAACAAATCAGAATCAACTGAAGATTGTGACACTTCTAGACAGTTTTCTGAACTGGCAAAGGCGGGTGAAGCAACATTGGTATGTGAGCTTGCAGATGGCAGAAACAACATTATGCCATCTGTAGATAGATGTGGAtgtggaaagaaagaaatggaaacaaCTGAGGAAATCTTGGAGCAGCTAGATAGAAATGACAAGGAAGTGAATGAAGGTCAGGAACTGGAGGATTTGGAGAGGAAAGAAATTGAAACAGATGAAAAAATCTTGGAGCATCTGGATAGGACTGGCAAGAAAGTGGATCAACATGCTCAGGAACTGAAGGATTTGCAAGGGAAACTAAATGGACAGGATGGGCTGGAGAACTTGGAAAGGAAGCTAAATGCACAGGATGAGCTGGTGGATTTGGAAGGGAAACTAAATGCACAGAATGAGCTAGAGGATTTGGAAGGGAAACTAAATGCACAGAATGGGCTAGAGGTTTTGGAAGGGAAACTAAATGTGCAGAATGAAGAGCTGGAGGATTTGGAAGGGAAACTTAATCCGGTTCAAATGGTACAAGATAGGGAACAGCATGTTTGTAAGTTGGATGGCACTTCAGATTTACACAAGGAGGAACAAGATGGGAATGCAGGAGTTTCTGTATATTATGAACAGACAGAGGAAAAACAATATGGTTCCTGTGGGCAGGAAAATGGCAAGAAGAAAGTGGAAGAATTTCTGGAGCCAACTGAAAATTCAAAGGAGTTCCCCTTGCAAGAGGGGAACGCAAATATCAGTAAGAATCCCCTTCATGAAGTTCAGGTGTGCATGGAAAATGTGAACAAACAAGAAGAGGTttatgaagaaaaacaaaataaggtgGTGGAAGATGTTCACCGGGAGGAAGAAGGTGAGAGTCTAAGAAACATTTCTGAACAAGATGAAACTGCTGAGAGACCTGAAGCAGCTTTTGAGTGGGTAGATTATGCAGATCCCTGTGAAGTGGAAAGCAATGAGAAGAGACCAAGTGATGATATCCACGAGAATGAAAACAgtgagaagattttggacaagATTTATGAACTGGACATAAGTAATAAGAGAATACATGACGCTCTTGGTGGAGAGGAAGGTGAGGAAATTCATGAAGATGATAGTAATTGGGAGGGAGGGGAGAAAATACCTGTACAGGCTTGTGAATATGAAGATACTGAGAGCATTCAGAGAGAGAAAGCAGGTGCTGAaagaatagaagaaactaaGGAGGTTATCGAAGAGATGATGAATCTCAGTGCAAGTAGTAATGGATGTAAGCAGGATGCAGGTGAGATCCTAAGCGACGGTAAAGAGGCTCATGGACTTGAAGGAAATGATGATGCTGAGATgcaatttaaagaaaatgagaggataTCAGATGTCACTCAATCTTCCTGTGAGTTGAATGAGGATGAAAATGGACTGGAGGCAGTTGAAATGGCTAATGTGCTGGGAGGAAATAATGGTGGATTTGGCTTGGTTGGACATGCTGCTGAATACACAGGGATCAAGAACAGGATGAAAGATGCATCTGAGTCCCTTCTTTTGGATGAAAATCAGTCTAGTATTGGTTTAACTGACAAAATTTCTGTACACAAGCAAACAGACCAAATTGAAAAAGAATATGAATTGGCCTCCAATATGAGAAATTCTATTAAGATATCCATGTGTGAATCAGGAGAAGATGAGGAAAAATTCAACCAGGACAAAAGTGACTCCTGTCTAGAAGAAGTTGGGATTTATTTCAACACCTCTCATGGGAAAAGTCAGTGGGTTGAAATGGGGAACAAAATGGAAAAATCTCGACCACCTGGTGAATTCAAAAtggaagagaaaataataggggTAGATGGGGAGATCAAGACAACAGAAAATACAAAGAAGAATGAGGAGAATCTTGGTAAAACCTTAGCAGTTGAAGAGAAAGGAACCAATGAAACTgcacaaaaagaaatgaagactGGAAAAGAATGCCTTAGGAAAAATGAAGCAAATTATAGGGAGAGAGAGCGGGAAAAAGGTAGAATAGCTGTTGAAAGGGCAATTAGGGAAGCTCGTGAGAGGGCTTTTGCTGAAGCTCGGGAAAGGGCAGAAAGGGCTGCTGTTGAGAGAGCAACTGCTGAAGTCCGGCAAAGAGTAATGACTGAGGCCCGAGAAAAGTTGAAGGCATATACAACAACTAAATCATCAGCTGACAAAGCTTCTGCTGAAGCCAAACTTAGAGCAGAACGTGCTGCAGTAGAGAGAGCAACTGCAGAGGCTCGAGAGCGTGCCCTCGAGAAAGCGTTATCACAGAAGGCTACCCCTGGACCAAGAGACCAGGCAGAGAGATCTGCTGCTGAGAAATTTTCTGGTGTTTCCAAAGATGATGGAATGAGGCACAGCATTCCACCT AAATTGGATGCAAATAATAGTGAATCAGCTCAGAGGCGTAAAGCAAAATTGGAGAGACACCAAAGGACAATGGAACGGGCG GCAAAAGCTCTTGCAGAGAAGAATTTCAGGGATCTTCTTGCTCAGAAAGAGCAAGCCGAGagaaat AGATTGGCAGAAACTTTGGATTCTGAAGTAAAGAGATGGTCAAGTGGAAAGGAAGGGAACTTGAGGGCACTTCTCTCGACACTACAATAT ATCCTTGGACCAGATAGTGGCTGGCAACCTATTTCCCTGACAGAAATTGTAACAACTAATGCTGTAAAGAAAGCTTACAGGAAGGCCACTCTTCATGTTCATCCTGATAAGTTGCAGCAAAGGGGTGCAAGCATTCAACAGAAGTACATATGTGAGAAGGTTTTTGATCTTCTAAAG GCTGCTTGGAACAAGTTCAACTCTGAAGAGAGGTGA
- the LOC127807997 gene encoding auxilin-like protein 1 isoform X2, translating to MESLSRPFHRKTSSATFSKKLTNATSFSSAKGAYDDVFFSGGQRCGAPTSYSSPIEDYNEIFGGSRGSSIPTLDLSVLDEQKVSADVRGSKPDYLKIFGGFRDEDIALSYEEMFEKPKGAKSLSNEARDKKSKRLGLMDSNFRVSKGDAPKAGPKDCSPSFSDEEVDGNSAAAASVAALKKALEKAQASIRIAKELMERKKDGCHRFSKPKFKDGLDRMRRREDKVTIEAGRIREKNAKEKHESADVVLHVFTNSEREKARRSCKIAPDFKENKEVFMTEEVVGEATGNKSESTEDCDTSRQFSELAKAGEATLVCELADGRNNIMPSVDRCGCGKKEMETTEEILEQLDRNDKEVNEGQELEDLERKEIETDEKILEHLDRTGKKVDQHAQELKDLQGKLNGQDGLENLERKLNAQDELVDLEGKLNAQNELEDLEGKLNAQNGLEVLEGKLNVQNEELEDLEGKLNPVQMVQDREQHVCKLDGTSDLHKEEQDGNAGVSVYYEQTEEKQYGSCGQENGKKKVEEFLEPTENSKEFPLQEGNANISKNPLHEVQVCMENVNKQEEVYEEKQNKVVEDVHREEEGESLRNISEQDETAERPEAAFEWVDYADPCEVESNEKRPSDDIHENENSEKILDKIYELDISNKRIHDALGGEEGEEIHEDDSNWEGGEKIPVQACEYEDTESIQREKAGAERIEETKEVIEEMMNLSASSNGCKQDAGEILSDGKEAHGLEGNDDAEMQFKENERISDVTQSSCELNEDENGLEAVEMANVLGGNNGGFGLVGHAAEYTGIKNRMKDASESLLLDENQSSIGLTDKISVHKQTDQIEKEYELASNMRNSIKISMCESGEDEEKFNQDKSDSCLEEVGIYFNTSHGKSQWVEMGNKMEKSRPPGEFKMEEKIIGVDGEIKTTENTKKNEENLGKTLAVEEKGTNETAQKEMKTGKECLRKNEANYREREREKGRIAVERAIREARERAFAEARERAERAAVERATAEVRQRVMTEAREKLKAYTTTKSSADKASAEAKLRAERAAVERATAEARERALEKALSQKATPGPRDQAERSAAEKFSGVSKDDGMRHSIPPKLDANNSESAQRRKAKLERHQRTMERAAKALAEKNFRDLLAQKEQAERNRLAETLDSEVKRWSSGKEGNLRALLSTLQYILGPDSGWQPISLTEIVTTNAVKKAYRKATLHVHPDKLQQRGASIQQKYICEKVFDLLKAAWNKFNSEER from the exons ATGGAGTCTCTCTCGCGTCCCTTTCACAGGAAAACCTCTTCTGCAACTTTCTCGAAGAAGCTCACCAATGCGACGAGCTTCTCCTCAGCCAAGGGCGCGTACGACGACGTCTTTTTCAGCGGCGGGCAGAGGTGCGGAGCCCCGACCTCCTACTCGTCTCCAATCGAGGACTACAATGAGATTTTTGGTGGCTCTCGTGGTTCTTCGATTCCGACTCTTGATCTTTCGGTCCTCGACGAACAGAAAGTTTCGGCTGATGTTCGAGGCTCGAAGCCTGATTATTTGAAGATTTTCGGGGGTTTTCGCGACGAAGATATTGCTTTGTCCTATGAGGAAATGTTTGAAAAGCCGAAGGGAGCTAAAAGTTTATCTAACGAAGCGAG GGATAAGAAGAGCAAAAGACTTGGGTTGATGGATTCAAACTTCAGGGTTTCTAAAGGTGATGCCCCTAAAGCTGGTCCGAAAGACTGTTCACCATCATTCTCTGATGAGGAGGTTGATGGAAATTCAGCAGCTGCTGCCTCTGTAGCTGCCTTGAAAAAGGCACTGGAGAAGGCTCAAGCTAGTATAAGAATTGCAAAAGAATTAATGGAAAGGAAGAAGGATGGTTGTCATAGGTTTTCAAAGCCAAAATTTAAGGATGGCTTGGATAGAATGAGAAGAAGGGAGGACAAAGTCACCATAGAGGCTGGCAGAATCAGGGAAAAGAATGCCAAGGAGAAACATGAGAGTGCTGATGTTGTTTTGCATGTTTTTACTAATTCAGAGAGGGAAAAAGCACGGAGAAGTTGTAAAATAGCTCCTGACTTCAAAGAGAACAAGGAAGTCTTCATGACTGAAGAGGTTGTTGGAGAAGCAACTGGGAACAAATCAGAATCAACTGAAGATTGTGACACTTCTAGACAGTTTTCTGAACTGGCAAAGGCGGGTGAAGCAACATTGGTATGTGAGCTTGCAGATGGCAGAAACAACATTATGCCATCTGTAGATAGATGTGGAtgtggaaagaaagaaatggaaacaaCTGAGGAAATCTTGGAGCAGCTAGATAGAAATGACAAGGAAGTGAATGAAGGTCAGGAACTGGAGGATTTGGAGAGGAAAGAAATTGAAACAGATGAAAAAATCTTGGAGCATCTGGATAGGACTGGCAAGAAAGTGGATCAACATGCTCAGGAACTGAAGGATTTGCAAGGGAAACTAAATGGACAGGATGGGCTGGAGAACTTGGAAAGGAAGCTAAATGCACAGGATGAGCTGGTGGATTTGGAAGGGAAACTAAATGCACAGAATGAGCTAGAGGATTTGGAAGGGAAACTAAATGCACAGAATGGGCTAGAGGTTTTGGAAGGGAAACTAAATGTGCAGAATGAAGAGCTGGAGGATTTGGAAGGGAAACTTAATCCGGTTCAAATGGTACAAGATAGGGAACAGCATGTTTGTAAGTTGGATGGCACTTCAGATTTACACAAGGAGGAACAAGATGGGAATGCAGGAGTTTCTGTATATTATGAACAGACAGAGGAAAAACAATATGGTTCCTGTGGGCAGGAAAATGGCAAGAAGAAAGTGGAAGAATTTCTGGAGCCAACTGAAAATTCAAAGGAGTTCCCCTTGCAAGAGGGGAACGCAAATATCAGTAAGAATCCCCTTCATGAAGTTCAGGTGTGCATGGAAAATGTGAACAAACAAGAAGAGGTttatgaagaaaaacaaaataaggtgGTGGAAGATGTTCACCGGGAGGAAGAAGGTGAGAGTCTAAGAAACATTTCTGAACAAGATGAAACTGCTGAGAGACCTGAAGCAGCTTTTGAGTGGGTAGATTATGCAGATCCCTGTGAAGTGGAAAGCAATGAGAAGAGACCAAGTGATGATATCCACGAGAATGAAAACAgtgagaagattttggacaagATTTATGAACTGGACATAAGTAATAAGAGAATACATGACGCTCTTGGTGGAGAGGAAGGTGAGGAAATTCATGAAGATGATAGTAATTGGGAGGGAGGGGAGAAAATACCTGTACAGGCTTGTGAATATGAAGATACTGAGAGCATTCAGAGAGAGAAAGCAGGTGCTGAaagaatagaagaaactaaGGAGGTTATCGAAGAGATGATGAATCTCAGTGCAAGTAGTAATGGATGTAAGCAGGATGCAGGTGAGATCCTAAGCGACGGTAAAGAGGCTCATGGACTTGAAGGAAATGATGATGCTGAGATgcaatttaaagaaaatgagaggataTCAGATGTCACTCAATCTTCCTGTGAGTTGAATGAGGATGAAAATGGACTGGAGGCAGTTGAAATGGCTAATGTGCTGGGAGGAAATAATGGTGGATTTGGCTTGGTTGGACATGCTGCTGAATACACAGGGATCAAGAACAGGATGAAAGATGCATCTGAGTCCCTTCTTTTGGATGAAAATCAGTCTAGTATTGGTTTAACTGACAAAATTTCTGTACACAAGCAAACAGACCAAATTGAAAAAGAATATGAATTGGCCTCCAATATGAGAAATTCTATTAAGATATCCATGTGTGAATCAGGAGAAGATGAGGAAAAATTCAACCAGGACAAAAGTGACTCCTGTCTAGAAGAAGTTGGGATTTATTTCAACACCTCTCATGGGAAAAGTCAGTGGGTTGAAATGGGGAACAAAATGGAAAAATCTCGACCACCTGGTGAATTCAAAAtggaagagaaaataataggggTAGATGGGGAGATCAAGACAACAGAAAATACAAAGAAGAATGAGGAGAATCTTGGTAAAACCTTAGCAGTTGAAGAGAAAGGAACCAATGAAACTgcacaaaaagaaatgaagactGGAAAAGAATGCCTTAGGAAAAATGAAGCAAATTATAGGGAGAGAGAGCGGGAAAAAGGTAGAATAGCTGTTGAAAGGGCAATTAGGGAAGCTCGTGAGAGGGCTTTTGCTGAAGCTCGGGAAAGGGCAGAAAGGGCTGCTGTTGAGAGAGCAACTGCTGAAGTCCGGCAAAGAGTAATGACTGAGGCCCGAGAAAAGTTGAAGGCATATACAACAACTAAATCATCAGCTGACAAAGCTTCTGCTGAAGCCAAACTTAGAGCAGAACGTGCTGCAGTAGAGAGAGCAACTGCAGAGGCTCGAGAGCGTGCCCTCGAGAAAGCGTTATCACAGAAGGCTACCCCTGGACCAAGAGACCAGGCAGAGAGATCTGCTGCTGAGAAATTTTCTGGTGTTTCCAAAGATGATGGAATGAGGCACAGCATTCCACCT AAATTGGATGCAAATAATAGTGAATCAGCTCAGAGGCGTAAAGCAAAATTGGAGAGACACCAAAGGACAATGGAACGGGCG GCAAAAGCTCTTGCAGAGAAGAATTTCAGGGATCTTCTTGCTCAGAAAGAGCAAGCCGAGagaaat AGATTGGCAGAAACTTTGGATTCTGAAGTAAAGAGATGGTCAAGTGGAAAGGAAGGGAACTTGAGGGCACTTCTCTCGACACTACAATAT ATCCTTGGACCAGATAGTGGCTGGCAACCTATTTCCCTGACAGAAATTGTAACAACTAATGCTGTAAAGAAAGCTTACAGGAAGGCCACTCTTCATGTTCATCCTGATAAGTTGCAGCAAAGGGGTGCAAGCATTCAACAGAAGTACATATGTGAGAAGGTTTTTGATCTTCTAAAG GCTGCTTGGAACAAGTTCAACTCTGAAGAGAGGTGA